The following are encoded in a window of Brevibacillus ruminantium genomic DNA:
- a CDS encoding Panacea domain-containing protein, whose product MTTINDVANYFLTKVDRDSGDNITHLKLQKICYYAQAWHLAIEDEPLFEAHFEAWAHGPVNPGLWYEYRGYGWDPIPYPEDFEIKSIPKPIREFLDEIWDVYGKYSARYLENLTHQEDPWLEARGDLPEGRSCNTPIDENTMRNYYKDMIEDE is encoded by the coding sequence TTGACTACAATAAACGATGTAGCGAACTATTTCTTAACAAAAGTCGATCGAGATTCTGGCGACAATATTACGCATCTAAAACTCCAAAAAATATGCTATTATGCTCAGGCATGGCATCTTGCAATTGAAGATGAACCTTTGTTTGAAGCTCATTTCGAAGCTTGGGCACATGGACCAGTTAATCCGGGTCTGTGGTACGAATATCGAGGTTATGGCTGGGATCCAATTCCTTATCCGGAGGATTTCGAGATAAAATCAATCCCGAAACCAATTCGTGAATTCCTGGACGAGATTTGGGATGTATATGGAAAGTACTCAGCGCGCTATTTGGAAAACCTTACTCACCAGGAAGACCCGTGGCTTGAGGCTAGAGGAGATCTTCCAGAAGGACGTTCTTGTAATACCCCAATTGATGAAAACACTATGAGGAACTATTATAAGGATATGATTGAGGATGAGTAA
- a CDS encoding YolD-like family protein: MGKMDDLFAMRWVLPEHGQALSDYYFEKTLVEKPELEEDEKAEINRILQESLQLDYAITIIWWQQFREELGNTCSMWGIVKWIDQQGRRIKLMNDEEIQWIQMDQIVDIRT; the protein is encoded by the coding sequence ATGGGCAAGATGGACGATTTGTTTGCAATGCGATGGGTTTTGCCGGAACATGGCCAAGCGTTATCCGATTACTACTTTGAAAAAACACTGGTCGAAAAACCAGAACTGGAGGAGGACGAAAAGGCCGAGATCAACCGCATTCTTCAGGAATCTTTGCAACTGGACTACGCAATCACCATTATCTGGTGGCAACAGTTCAGAGAAGAGCTGGGCAATACCTGCAGCATGTGGGGAATTGTAAAATGGATTGATCAGCAGGGACGACGTATCAAGCTGATGAACGACGAGGAAATCCAGTGGATCCAGATGGATCAAATAGTGGATATACGGACATAA
- a CDS encoding SDH family Clp fold serine proteinase — translation MSSTGEFNFPKQTPLYFAANRNRYYRQEWIKDIEKLTGRRIIVYVSNFHHSNSSISRDDVLPFSELIHDLEDDSEVDFLLHTPGGDPNAAEQLVNTLLPKIKHLRVVVPLTAKSAGTMISLFADEIVMGDSSELGPIDPQVPIRNMQGIMTYRPAKAFLKGLEAIQAEVIKNNGNLNPTYFPILQSVDAAFIQFCRQAEDHARNIAERWLLRSMCIGDAQKARDIADQLLDIEKYPNHGSVINWSEAESLGLKVRYYQINDTVWEAYWRLMSIYLTDMQTQGLAKVFEGSKNSVSV, via the coding sequence TTGTCTTCAACCGGTGAGTTTAATTTCCCTAAACAAACACCGTTATATTTTGCAGCCAATAGAAATCGTTACTATCGACAAGAATGGATCAAAGACATTGAAAAGTTAACTGGTCGTCGCATCATTGTTTACGTTTCTAATTTTCATCACAGTAACAGTTCTATTAGTAGAGACGATGTATTGCCTTTCAGTGAATTGATACATGATTTGGAAGACGATAGTGAAGTGGATTTCTTACTTCATACACCGGGCGGAGATCCAAATGCTGCTGAACAACTAGTAAACACACTGTTACCTAAGATAAAGCATCTTCGTGTCGTAGTACCGCTAACTGCCAAAAGTGCGGGCACTATGATTTCTTTATTTGCTGACGAAATTGTGATGGGAGACTCATCTGAACTAGGGCCAATTGATCCACAGGTACCAATTCGTAACATGCAAGGGATCATGACTTATCGTCCTGCAAAAGCGTTCTTAAAGGGACTCGAAGCTATTCAAGCTGAGGTAATTAAGAATAATGGCAACTTGAACCCTACGTACTTCCCAATATTGCAGAGTGTTGATGCAGCTTTCATTCAGTTTTGTAGACAGGCTGAAGATCATGCAAGGAACATTGCAGAACGTTGGTTATTGAGATCGATGTGTATAGGTGATGCTCAAAAAGCGAGAGACATCGCGGATCAGTTATTGGATATTGAAAAATACCCGAATCACGGATCTGTAATCAACTGGTCTGAAGCAGAATCATTAGGACTGAAAGTTCGTTATTATCAGATTAATGATACGGTTTGGGAAGCTTACTGGAGATTGATGTCTATTTACTTAACGGATATGCAAACTCAAGGGCTAGCGAAAGTGTTTGAAGGAAGTAAGAACTCAGTATCTGTATAG
- a CDS encoding MAG6450 family protein has product MSKRRPKVRAVSNKIRDKRLSEKAVIAPEDTGSTDHMPPVLSFKDVCPNHFQLEEWQGTELKQLVDTLKKLGNSTWQDALKIKGLGIKILDPKTFSKDLPEYISPDVSIYECRVSQRARLFGYRIRNVFYVIWFDRNHEVYPMS; this is encoded by the coding sequence ATGAGTAAAAGAAGACCAAAAGTGAGGGCGGTTAGTAACAAGATTCGTGATAAACGCCTTTCCGAAAAGGCTGTAATTGCACCGGAGGACACTGGATCAACAGATCACATGCCTCCAGTGCTTTCATTTAAAGATGTTTGTCCAAATCATTTTCAGTTAGAAGAGTGGCAGGGGACTGAATTAAAACAACTGGTTGACACCTTAAAGAAGCTTGGGAATAGTACATGGCAAGATGCCTTAAAAATAAAAGGGCTCGGAATAAAAATATTAGACCCCAAAACCTTTTCCAAGGATTTGCCAGAGTATATATCCCCTGATGTATCAATTTATGAGTGTCGTGTTTCACAGCGGGCAAGGCTTTTCGGGTATCGAATAAGAAATGTATTTTACGTTATATGGTTTGACCGCAATCATGAGGTTTATCCTATGTCCTAA